In Candidatus Saccharimonadales bacterium, the genomic window CGATGATGTCTATGAAGTGCTTTTGCCGACTATGGAGGGCGAAATCGGCGTTCTAGCCAAACACATGCCGCTCGTTAGCGTCGCCAAAACCGGCGTGATTGCTGTTCGCCGCGAAGCCAGAGATCCTGATGATGCCCGCGAATACTTTGCAACCAACGGTGGTGTCATTGAAGTTGAAGGTGGCGAACTGCGCGTCCTGGTCGATGAGGCCGACCATGCCGCAGACATCAACGAGGCTGAAGCCCAGGCTGCATATGACCGGGCGCAAAAAATGAAATCGGAAGCGACTGATGAAGTTAGTCTAGAGCGGGCTCAACAACTCGTCGACCGCCATGCAGTCCGCCTGCAGGTTACGTCGCTCAAGCGGCGCCATCAGAATCGCAGCTAGGTCTGCGGTACCGCAGCGGGTTCAGTACCGTCAGATACGTTCCATATTTGCTCAGTCATGCCGTGCATAGATGCGTTTTCTATAAGTAAAGAAAACCCGACCAAAGCTTGTGCAATTGTTTGACGCTGCTCGGCGTTAGCACCGGACATTAATGCCGTATTACCTATGAATCGTGCGATCTGCGGCTGACAAAGTAGCAACTCACGCCAGTGCTGCGTAATAGCAAGCGAATGCTCGTTATCGCTGTTTTGTTTTTCCAACAGCTGTGTCACAATATGTTCCGGTATGTCAGGCGTTAGAGGCAGATTGATTTGATTGGGTACCGAGTCTGTCATTGTAGTCCTAGTTTAAGCCGCTACTGGTAGTGTACGAACATTGTAACCTACGCTAGTTGTAGTGTGATGTGATATTTATCTCAAGTTTTAACAAAGAAAGGGATAGGATGGGAGAATTTATGAAAGAAACAGTTGTACATGTAGATGTTATACCAATTCCAGTCAAAGGACGTGAACGGGATGAGATGCCTTTTGCGCAGATCGAGGCACAAGCTGAGATTAATCGGAGTAATCTTGTCGAAGTCGACTATCATAGCGTCCCTAGTACATGCTCGGATGAACGGCCACATGAAAACGAGGCTCGTCCGTCAGTGTTCGGCGGGTCGGACGTCTATGCTTTAGCAATCGGCGAACTAACCGGTCAGTTTGCTGGCAGCAAATTGGCGGCAAAGGAACGTTTGATTGTATCGAAGCAGACTATCAACGATGCGAAGCTTTTGAGTGGCGGGCACGTCAACTGCGCCGCTGCCACTTCCTTCGAAGTGTGGATGACATCCATCCACGAGCAACCAGAAAATATCATACCGTATGTCCGGCAAGAAATTGGTGATGACTATGATGACGATATGATGCAGGAAGTCATAGCTAATGCTGCCCGTGCGACAGATAACGGTACCTATGCCGACTTTTCTGAAGAAACTTTGCGCGATGTACTCGGTGATGAGGCAGAGCTTGCCATCGAACGGGTAGGAAATGTTCCGCATGAGGGTGTGACGCTAGCCAAAAACAAAGTCAATGGTAAGACAATCGATCAAACTGCCGTCTACGAACAGAGTGTTGCCGGTCGTGGGACATTCGACTTTGACGAGGCATATGCTCAGAAAATCGAAGATGCTGTTACTTCAGGTCCCGAAGCGGTTCGTCTGCAGAAGCTCGCGCATCACGCCCGTGAAGCAGTCATTGCGGCTATAAGTGGCGCAGTACCAAACGACCTTATTTACCAAATCACTATCAGCGAATAGCGCGAGTACGCGTCGCCCCAGAAGCTTAAGGGGTTTAACTTCTCTTGCATTTCTATTGTTAACCCGATATCCTGAAACTATCAACTAAGGAGGAATCCCAAATGTTCAAGAGAAATAAACTTGCCATGTTAGTGGCTGAGTTTCTCGGTACCGGCATATTGACGCTGGTTGTGTTAAGCGTACAACGCTCACAGCTGGGTCTGGCCTATTTTGTAGCAATCGCAGCTGGTCTTGCAGTCGTCGCGCTCACATACACGTTCAGTAACGTGTCTGGCGCTCACTTTAACCCTGCGCTAACATTCGCTCTTTGGACGGCACGACGTGTCCGCACGCCAGCTGCAGCAATGTACATCGTCGCACAGCTGCTCGGTGCGTGGGCTGCTTACGGATTGTACCGTTACTTTGTTAACACGGACGTTCAGCAAGTCACACAGGCATTCAGCGGCCGTATCATGGTTGCAGAGGCAATTGGTACAATGATCTTTGCAATGGCGTGGGCTGCTGCCGCCTACAACCGCTACGATACATCCAAATTTGCAGCTGTAGCTGGTCTTGGGTTTATTCTGGCTATCATTGTTGCGTCTGCTGCATCTGTTGGACTTGCAAACCCAGCTCTCGCAGTTGGTGCACGTGCTTGGGAAGTCTTCGGCAACAACGGCTGGGGTAATTACTTCCTTGGACCAATTCTTGGTGCTGTCATCGGCGTAAATCTCTACGGTTTACTATTCGCTGACGGTGTATCACCACTCGCTGCACTTCGCCGCCGATCATCGGCTGCAAAAGTTAGCAGTGTTTCATCTGTCGACAAAGACGAAGATCTGAGTGATGACGATGAAGATGATGCTGCTGAAGAAATTGACGTTGATAAAGCGATCAATAAGAATGCAAAAACCGGAACTGTCGCACCGCGTAGTGAAATCAAAGTGACTAAGTCAAAGAAATCGACAGTTAAGAAAATAGCTGCAAAAAAGAAGCGCTAAATATATTACTGTTCGTAAAAGCTGGCCAGGACACGTCCTCGGCCAGCTTTTTATTTTACGCCGTCAATCAGATCCTGCTCGAATTGCAACACGCCTGCCAGTGTTGGCGGGTAGGCGTCTGTAGCAGGAAAATCTAGTCTTTGGACATGCGCCCATATGCTGTTCATGAGCTGCTTAATCCGCTGAGCTTCGTCGTCTTTAAAATGTAATTCCAAATTATTGACGGTACCGTCTGCGTCGCTCTCGATAAACTCCAACCGGCCTTTGGTGACCGTATAGCCGGCATACGTCCGCGATCCTTCGATTAGTAATTTGTAAGCATACAGCTGCAGGTGATATCGATGCATACGTAGATCGGTTTTCCAACCCTTGTAAGATTTGCCTGTTTTGTAATCCACGACAGTAATTGTTTTGCTCACCGTATCTATTTCAAGCCTGTCGACGCGGCCAGCCATATGCACATCGCCGTAGAATACATTCTCATTGCGAAAGTTCTTTTCAGCAATGTCCTCGGGCATATAGATATGGCCGCGTTGCTGGGTATATTCCGTCAAGGCAAGGCGGCCTCGCTCCTGTTCTAGCGCAATACGTTGCTCAGTTAGTTTTTTTGCCTTGATGCGTATATCGAACTGTTGCAGAACGTCCGTTAGCTCTGGCCGATAGCC contains:
- the atpC gene encoding ATP synthase F1 subunit epsilon codes for the protein MFRFKLVSLSGIQFDDDVYEVLLPTMEGEIGVLAKHMPLVSVAKTGVIAVRREARDPDDAREYFATNGGVIEVEGGELRVLVDEADHAADINEAEAQAAYDRAQKMKSEATDEVSLERAQQLVDRHAVRLQVTSLKRRHQNRS
- a CDS encoding aquaporin codes for the protein MFKRNKLAMLVAEFLGTGILTLVVLSVQRSQLGLAYFVAIAAGLAVVALTYTFSNVSGAHFNPALTFALWTARRVRTPAAAMYIVAQLLGAWAAYGLYRYFVNTDVQQVTQAFSGRIMVAEAIGTMIFAMAWAAAAYNRYDTSKFAAVAGLGFILAIIVASAASVGLANPALAVGARAWEVFGNNGWGNYFLGPILGAVIGVNLYGLLFADGVSPLAALRRRSSAAKVSSVSSVDKDEDLSDDDEDDAAEEIDVDKAINKNAKTGTVAPRSEIKVTKSKKSTVKKIAAKKKR